In one window of Niallia sp. Man26 DNA:
- a CDS encoding beta-glucosidase → MADFSVVRRKLMKVMILFAMILSLSTLPLNAFAKEFPWMNKGLSAEERARTLVGKMSLEDKVDFITGNVNSDYGFYNQGLAKYGIPALQMADGPVGVRIANPEIQNRQSTALPSAISLAATWNIETAKEYGNLIGNEAFNTTHNVMLGPGLDIARIPFGARNFESFGEDPYLQGQMATSYVNALQSNSVLATAKHYLLNNQEKDRFTIDSQASARAINEIYARPFASIIENADLGSVMCSYNKVNGIHACNNVDLLAGLLRERLNYQGFVMSDYGANNSTVDSINAGLDLETPGEPSGVWGNKLLQAVYEGKVKKETINQSAYRILYQMFKKGLFDNPTQNNPIDIKAHGEIARKIAAETMVLLQNKKDVLPLNTQKLKSIAVIGPDADNASAAGGGSSLVNPTYTVSPLEGIKRRAGANVQVEYEAGTDPVNTGDIFPGPDAVPSSFLLPAAGSKENGLTAEYWSNENMEGNPEFKHTAKQVSLNLGFYNYKGFNAQSTKLDKLPTSLNGKMSARYTGVINVPKTDKYTLSTTSYGSSKVYIDGKLVIDNAGEELKTVQQTISLEANRNHNLKIEYKTDYKEAPGYKNGGQLRFGWKASDKIIDKNIKRAVNLAEKSDVAVIVTRTYDSEGYIDRSDMELPNNQSQLIKEVAKVNRNVVVVNESGIAVKMGDWKDKVASIVQAWYPGQEQGNAIADVLFGDVNPSGKLPVTFPVDEDSTPVSTEEQYPGINKVIKYTEDIFVGYRGYEQAGIKAAFSFGHGLSYTKFDYENLKTKVKNSSESTDPMVEVTFNIINTGRVTGSEVVQVYIGKLPANIETSPKQLAGFKKIELKPGNEKKVRMKLDSKAFSYYDEKKNKWIFPSGEVAIYVGSSSSDIRLAGSVTI, encoded by the coding sequence ATGGCCGATTTTTCAGTAGTGAGACGCAAGTTGATGAAAGTCATGATTCTTTTCGCGATGATTCTTAGTCTTTCAACATTACCTTTAAATGCATTTGCCAAAGAGTTTCCGTGGATGAACAAAGGTCTTTCTGCTGAAGAAAGAGCTCGTACTTTAGTCGGAAAAATGTCATTGGAGGATAAGGTAGACTTTATTACCGGAAACGTCAACAGTGATTACGGATTTTATAATCAGGGATTAGCAAAATACGGCATACCAGCCTTACAAATGGCAGATGGACCAGTTGGAGTCCGCATAGCTAATCCTGAAATTCAAAATAGACAATCAACTGCCTTGCCTTCTGCAATAAGCCTTGCAGCAACATGGAATATAGAGACTGCAAAAGAATATGGAAACCTGATTGGGAATGAAGCTTTTAATACGACGCATAATGTTATGCTTGGTCCTGGACTTGACATTGCCCGCATTCCTTTCGGCGCAAGAAACTTTGAATCTTTCGGTGAAGATCCATATTTGCAAGGACAAATGGCAACAAGCTATGTGAATGCTCTTCAAAGTAATAGTGTTTTGGCGACAGCCAAGCATTATTTATTGAATAATCAAGAGAAAGACCGCTTTACGATTGACTCTCAAGCAAGTGCGCGAGCAATAAATGAAATCTATGCAAGACCATTTGCAAGCATCATTGAAAATGCTGATTTAGGAAGTGTCATGTGTTCATATAATAAGGTCAATGGTATTCATGCTTGCAATAATGTTGATTTACTAGCAGGTCTACTTAGAGAACGCTTAAACTATCAAGGATTTGTCATGAGTGACTACGGAGCTAATAACAGCACAGTTGATTCTATTAATGCCGGACTTGATTTAGAAACACCGGGAGAGCCTTCTGGAGTATGGGGAAATAAGCTTCTACAGGCTGTATATGAAGGGAAAGTAAAAAAAGAGACAATTAATCAAAGTGCTTATCGAATTCTTTACCAAATGTTTAAAAAAGGTTTATTTGATAACCCCACGCAGAACAATCCAATTGATATAAAAGCCCATGGGGAAATAGCTCGTAAAATCGCTGCTGAGACAATGGTATTGTTGCAAAATAAGAAGGATGTTTTACCATTAAATACACAAAAGCTGAAGTCAATTGCGGTCATTGGACCTGACGCGGATAATGCTTCAGCAGCTGGCGGAGGGAGTTCTCTTGTTAATCCTACTTATACAGTAAGTCCGCTAGAGGGTATAAAGAGACGTGCAGGAGCAAATGTACAAGTTGAATATGAGGCAGGGACAGATCCAGTTAATACCGGTGATATTTTTCCTGGGCCTGATGCAGTTCCTTCTTCTTTCTTATTGCCAGCTGCAGGTTCAAAAGAGAATGGTTTAACAGCTGAATACTGGTCGAATGAGAATATGGAAGGAAATCCAGAATTTAAACATACCGCTAAACAAGTTAGCTTAAATCTTGGTTTCTATAATTATAAAGGTTTTAACGCACAATCAACTAAGTTAGACAAACTGCCAACTAGCTTAAATGGCAAGATGTCTGCAAGATATACCGGTGTAATAAATGTACCGAAAACAGATAAATACACCTTATCTACGACAAGTTATGGATCGAGTAAAGTGTATATTGATGGAAAGTTAGTGATTGATAATGCTGGTGAAGAACTGAAAACAGTACAACAGACAATTTCTTTGGAAGCAAACAGAAATCATAATTTGAAAATAGAGTATAAAACAGACTACAAAGAGGCTCCTGGATATAAGAATGGCGGACAATTACGCTTTGGATGGAAAGCTTCAGACAAAATTATTGACAAAAATATCAAGCGTGCCGTTAACTTAGCGGAAAAATCAGATGTAGCGGTTATTGTAACAAGAACGTATGATAGCGAAGGTTACATAGATCGGTCAGATATGGAACTGCCTAATAACCAATCACAATTAATTAAAGAAGTCGCAAAGGTAAATAGAAATGTCGTGGTTGTTAATGAAAGTGGGATTGCTGTAAAGATGGGTGACTGGAAAGATAAGGTCGCTTCTATTGTACAAGCATGGTATCCAGGTCAGGAACAAGGAAATGCTATAGCTGATGTATTATTCGGAGATGTTAATCCTTCTGGAAAGCTGCCAGTCACATTTCCTGTCGATGAAGACTCAACACCTGTTTCTACGGAAGAACAATATCCTGGAATTAATAAAGTTATAAAATATACAGAAGATATATTTGTCGGTTATCGTGGCTATGAACAAGCTGGCATTAAAGCAGCTTTCTCCTTTGGACATGGTTTATCCTACACTAAATTCGATTATGAAAATTTAAAAACAAAGGTTAAAAATTCGTCAGAATCCACTGATCCAATGGTTGAAGTTACTTTCAATATAATAAATACAGGTAGGGTGACTGGCTCTGAAGTAGTACAAGTATACATTGGTAAACTTCCTGCTAACATAGAGACATCTCCCAAACAATTAGCAGGATTTAAAAAAATTGAACTAAAGCCTGGGAACGAAAAGAAAGTAAGAATGAAACTCGATTCAAAAGCCTTCTCTTATTATGATGAAAAGAAAAACAAATGGATCTTTCCTTCAGGAGAAGTAGCTATATATGTAGGCAGCTCTTCAAGTGATATTCGTCTAGCAGGAAGTGTAACTATCTAA
- a CDS encoding helix-turn-helix domain-containing protein has protein sequence MDHTFREIGLEFGCNLINETTSIPISVLDKQGKLILNHSSNLPHNPMFSSYEEHLKSINLSEKEKTLPIMCSTIFQEQFVLIPIVENHTYIGTIFLGPTVFANPSEAMLTNIFYANDLGELTPKVKDYFYSLPVISRWRLIKSSILLSYVLFKEKFDMNDITEKNLYSIDNFHQHQVSDKSISDLRQNSSFHHDPAAEKKLYQYITDGNKEDLIIYYKAFHQRSDFEFGVLSKQCEIRSHKNLKIAGITLATRAAIAGGLNPEIAYTLGDKYIQDIEELHTIKEVETLTESAYLDFAERVYKGKRQQSSKTISDCKHYIFKYIYENISLAVLADYVSMNPKYLSNLFKKEVGISVTEYIQQSKIDEAIKLMIFSNYSLSEIYTLLNFTDQSYFTKVFKKFTGFTPKQYMKNNIGKEKNLNF, from the coding sequence ATGGATCATACATTCAGAGAAATTGGTTTGGAATTTGGCTGCAATTTAATTAATGAGACAACGAGTATCCCAATCTCAGTCCTAGACAAACAAGGTAAATTAATACTCAATCATTCATCTAACCTACCTCATAATCCAATGTTTTCTTCCTATGAGGAGCATTTAAAAAGCATCAATCTATCAGAAAAAGAGAAAACACTTCCAATCATGTGTTCAACTATATTTCAGGAACAGTTTGTTCTAATTCCTATTGTTGAAAACCATACGTACATCGGGACAATTTTCTTAGGCCCAACGGTATTCGCAAATCCTTCAGAAGCAATGTTAACCAACATATTTTATGCAAATGATTTAGGTGAACTCACCCCAAAAGTAAAAGACTATTTTTATTCCTTGCCTGTAATAAGTAGATGGAGGTTAATTAAATCAAGTATTCTTCTTTCTTATGTTTTATTTAAAGAAAAATTTGACATGAACGACATTACGGAAAAAAATCTCTATTCAATAGATAATTTCCATCAACACCAAGTATCAGACAAAAGCATTTCAGATTTACGTCAAAACTCCTCCTTTCATCATGACCCTGCTGCCGAAAAGAAATTATATCAATATATTACGGATGGAAATAAAGAAGATCTAATCATCTATTATAAAGCCTTTCATCAAAGATCCGATTTTGAATTTGGAGTATTGTCAAAGCAGTGTGAAATAAGAAGTCATAAGAACTTAAAAATAGCAGGGATTACGCTGGCTACTCGAGCGGCAATTGCTGGTGGTTTAAATCCTGAAATTGCTTATACTTTAGGAGATAAGTATATTCAGGATATTGAGGAACTTCATACGATTAAAGAGGTTGAGACACTTACTGAAAGTGCCTATTTGGACTTTGCTGAAAGAGTATATAAAGGTAAAAGACAGCAAAGCTCCAAAACAATAAGTGATTGCAAGCATTACATATTTAAATATATATACGAAAATATTTCTCTCGCTGTCCTTGCTGACTATGTCTCCATGAATCCAAAATATCTTTCAAACTTATTTAAAAAAGAGGTTGGGATTTCAGTTACGGAATATATTCAGCAATCTAAAATTGATGAAGCCATAAAATTAATGATATTTTCTAATTACTCTTTATCAGAAATATATACCCTGCTTAATTTTACCGATCAAAGCTATTTCACTAAGGTGTTCAAAAAGTTTACAGGTTTTACACCAAAGCAATACATGAAAAATAACATCGGAAAGGAGAAAAATCTTAATTTCTGA